In the genome of Parus major isolate Abel chromosome 2, Parus_major1.1, whole genome shotgun sequence, one region contains:
- the CRTAP gene encoding cartilage-associated protein isoform X2: protein MWVAVLLALLAAAGAQYERYSFRSFPRDELMPLESAYRYGLDQYSTENWPESVSYLEVSMRLYRLLRDSEAFCHRNCSTAGQPSPAAPAAPGAALEELRLLSGVLRRAQCLRRCKQGLPAFRQAQPGRDLLQEFQRREPYKYLQFAYFKANNLPKAIAAAHTFLLKHPDDEMMQRNMAYYKSIPDAEEHIKDLETKPYENLFVRAVRAYNGDNWRTSISDMELALPDFFKAYDDCIAACEGSREITDFKDFYLSIADHYIEVLACKVQCESNLTPIIGGFVVEKFVATMYHYLQFAYYKLNDMKNAASCAASYLLFDAKDEVMKQNMVYYQYHKDKWGLKEEDFQPRSEAVRYHNITTLQLEMYEFAKEHLMDDDEGEVVEFLDELLEVEEKKES, encoded by the exons ATGTGGGTGGCGGTGCTGCTGGCGCTgctggcggcggcgggggcgcAGTACGAGCGCTACAGCTTCCGCAGCTTCCCGCGGGACGAGCTGATGCCGCTGGAGTCGGCCTATCGCTACGGGCTGGACCAGTACAGCACCGAGAACTGGCCCGAGAGTGTCAGCTACCTGGAGGTCAGCATGCGGCTGTACCGCCTGCTGCGCGACAGCGAGGCCTTCTGCCACCGCAACTGCAGCACGGCCGGGCAGCCGTCCCCCGCGGCCCCCGCTGCCCCCGGCGCGGCGCTGGAGGAGCTGCGCCTCCTGTCCGGGGTGCTGCGGCGGGCGCAGTGCCTGCGGCGCTGCAAGCAGGGGCTGCCCGCCTTCCGACAGGCGCAGCCCGGCCGCGACCTGCTCCAGGAGTTCCAGCGCCGCGAGCCCTACAAGTACTTGCAGTTCGCCTACTTCAAG GCTAATAATCTTCCAAAAGCTATTGCAGCAGCTCACACATTTCTTCTGAAGCATCCAGATGATGAAATGATGCAAAGAAATATGGCCTACTATAAGAGCATACCTGATGCTGAGGAGCATATTAAAGACTTGGAGACAAAGCCTTATGAG AATCTCTTTGTCAGGGCTGTGAGAGCGTACAATGGCGACAATTGGCGGACATCCATCTCGGACATGGAACTGGCTCTTCCAGATTTCTTCAAAGCTTATGATGACTGCATAGCAGCCTGTGAAGGCTCCCGAGAGATCACAGATTTTAAAGACTTCTATCTTTCCATTGCAG aTCATTATATTGAAGTCCTTGCATGCAAAGTGCAGTGTGAGAGCAATCTGACACCCATTATAGGAGGCTTTGTCGTTGAAAAATTTGTGGCCACCATGTACCATTACTTGCAGTTTGCATATTATAAAT TGAATGACATGAAGAATGCAGCTTCATGTGCTGCTAGCTACCTTCTGTTCGACGCAAAAGATGAAGTAATGAAACAGAACATGGTCTACTACCAGTACCACAAAGACAAATGGGGACTTAAAGAGGAGGATTTTCAGCCCAGATCG gAGGCAGTTCGATACCACAACATTACCACACTCCAGCTGGAAATGTATGAATTTGCAAAGGAACATCTGATGGATGATGATGAG